One candidate division WOR-3 bacterium genomic window, CATAAGAGCATTCAAAACATACAATAGGATAACCTTGTCGAAACTGTTAAAAACTTTATGTGCTATACCGCTTAAGTAGCCGAGTAAAATTATCCATAGAAAAAAAACGCTCTTACCTTCGGTCTTTCTGGAGCGGTATGATTTCCAGATGGAAAAAGGCCAAGCGGAACCGAAGCATAACAACATCAGAGATTCAAAAAAGACTACCATCTAAATTTCATTTATATCTGATTCATCAGAAGGAGCACAGCCGAATTTTTCAATCAAAAAATTGTCGAGTTTGTCGGCTCTTTTTGAAATTTCCAGCATGTCGTTTAATATTTGTCCGGAAAAACTTGAATTTATATCGCTGAGGTGGATTCTGTAGGAGATGTATAAAATTCCTTTGTCAACACCTAAATAGAAAGGCAACTCGGGTTCGCTGAGAGTGTATCTGTAAAATTCAGTGAGATTCTCCTGGGGTAGCTTGACAAGCGGGCAGGTGACAATCAAGTAATTTGTTTTGTACACGAAAATCCTTAGAAGTGCGCTTCCCCGATGAAATTCCCAGAATTCATATCCGTTTCTTGCCAGGATTGGATCGATTCCCATTTTTTCTATTGCATTTTCGACAAAAACAGAGAGCTCGCTGAGGGGTGTTTTGCCGAAAAGTTTTTTCGAATCGATTTTTGCGCCGCAATTTTCGCAATACTCGTCTTCATGTTGAAGAAGAAAGCCGCAGGACGGGCATTTTACGGAATATTGACCTGGAGCTTTCGTCTGGAATATTTCCAGTTCTTTTTCTATGATGTCAGACGGAAGAGAAAATCCCATGTTTTCAGCTTCTTTAAACTTACAGGTTGTTATACCGACAATTTTTCCTCCAGGCATAATCATCGGTCCTCCGCTGTTGCCTGGATTTATCGCGGCGTCAGTTTGAATATAATACTGACCGTTTATAAGCTGTTTGACGTTTGAGACAATTCCTTCCGTTACCGTGAACGGGTAACCGAAAGGATACCCAAGGACAAGTACTTTATCCATATTTTTAACTTCATCCGCTTTGGAGAAATCAATGTCGGGTCCATCAATTTCCTTAGTAGGTTTTAAAAAAGCCAGGTCAAATTTCGGAGAAACAAGAATGACTTCGGCTTTAAAAGCTCTTTTGTCTGAATCTTCAACCGCGACTTCTCTTTCTCCATCGACCACGTGATAATTTGTTATGATCAAATTTTGTTTTTTTGAAAAAAACCCCGAACCGCTCCCTTTGGAAGTCTTTATTTTAAAAACCAACTTAAAAATTGAATTCAAATC contains:
- a CDS encoding trypsin-like peptidase domain-containing protein, which produces MADLNSIFKLVFKIKTSKGSGSGFFSKKQNLIITNYHVVDGEREVAVEDSDKRAFKAEVILVSPKFDLAFLKPTKEIDGPDIDFSKADEVKNMDKVLVLGYPFGYPFTVTEGIVSNVKQLINGQYYIQTDAAINPGNSGGPMIMPGGKIVGITTCKFKEAENMGFSLPSDIIEKELEIFQTKAPGQYSVKCPSCGFLLQHEDEYCENCGAKIDSKKLFGKTPLSELSVFVENAIEKMGIDPILARNGYEFWEFHRGSALLRIFVYKTNYLIVTCPLVKLPQENLTEFYRYTLSEPELPFYLGVDKGILYISYRIHLSDINSSFSGQILNDMLEISKRADKLDNFLIEKFGCAPSDESDINEI